In the genome of Atribacterota bacterium, the window ACAGGGACTCAAAAATGTAAAGGTAGGAGCAATTGGCGCCCGTCCCAATGCTTTCAACACCGTTCGCTATTCGGAAAAAATGCTTGAGGGATACGGTATTTCAGTAGAAGTCGCCGATTTGTCGGAAATCCTGGGCAAGATGGAAAGACTCAAAGACGGTGACCCACTCGTCCAAGAAAAGGTCAAAGAAATTAAGGACTATATCGATACCTCCTTGGTTCCAGAAGAAGCGCTGGTTAAAATGGGCAAATTGAAAGTGGTGCTCGAAGAATGGGTGCAAGAAACCGGGGTATCGCTCCTTGCCTTTCAGTGTTGGACCTCTATCGAAGAAAATTTCGGGATCATGCCCTGCACGGTGATGAGCATGTTCAGCGAAAACCGTATTCCTTCGGCTTGTGAAGTTGACGTTACCGGAAGTTTAAGCATGTACGCCCTGCAGCTTGCCTCCCAGAAACCTTCAGCCCTGGTGGACTGGAATAATAATGTTGACGATGATCCAGATAAAGCCATCCTCTTTCATTGCAGCAACTTCCCAAAGTCACTTCTTGAAAATGCACGCATGGGCTTTGGAGATATTATTTCCTCGACGTTACCCAAAGAGAATGCCTACGGTACCTGTTACGGCATGATTCCTCAGGGACCACTCACACTGTGCCGCCTGACTACCGATGACCTGAATGGTATAACCGGTTACATCGCCGAAGGAGAAATCACGGGTGAAAAACTTGAAACCTTTGGTGGCGTGGGAATCGCCAGGATTGACGCATTGCAGGATTTACTTACCTTCATCTGCGAAAGAGGTTTTGAACACCACGTCGCTATGAACCTATCCCTGGTGGGGGATATCCTTTTCGAAGCTTTCGACAAATACCTTGGTTTCGACATCTACTGGCACGGAGAGTAGTAAAAAAGAGCCTGGAATAGCTTCCAGGCTCTTATCCCGTTATCACCAGAATGGCGAGGAAAACCAGGCTTCCTGCAGTGGCGACATAAAGTGGCACATATTGTTCCAGGAAACGCACCCATATAAGGTGCAAGCCAAACATAATCGAAATTCCATAAAAGAATCGGTCCCAGAGGTTGGTTTTAAAAGGAAAAATACGCACGGCCTTCCTCCTAATCTTTGACTGCTCCAAAGGTCAAACCAGCGATAATATGTTTCTGGGCAATTCCAATGAAGACAATCGCCGGAATGAGGCAGACTACCGAAACCGCAGCCATTTCTCCCCAGTTCGTTCCAATCACTGTGACAAATTCGGCCAAACCTGTAGTAATGGTTCGAGAACGGACGCTGGTGAGGATGGCAGCAAAAAGGTACTCATTCCAGGCAAAAATCCAGTTTAAAATCGCCGTAACCATGATTCCTGGTTTAGCCAGAGGAATGATCACATGCCACAAAAGCCCCCAAAGAGAACACCCATCAATTAACGCCGCTTCATCAAGTTCCTTAGGAATTCCATCCATCATCCCCTTTAAGAGCCATATGGCAAAAGGGAGATTAAAAATGCAGTACAGAAGAACGAGACCAAACTGACTATCCCGCAATCCCAAACGGGTAAACATGAGAAAGAAAGGAACAATGAACACTGCCGGAGGCGCCATACGGTTGGTAATGGTCCAAAAAAAGAGGTTATTGGAACCAGGAACTCGAAAGCGGGAAAAGGCATAGGTGGCAAGGACCGCCAGGCATACTACAAGCAGGGTATTACCTGAAGCGATGAGCAGAGAATTAACCAGATACCTCCCATACACGTCCTGGAAGAAAGGACGGTAGTAGTTTGGGCTATAAAAGGAAGTTTGAATTAAGCGGGGACCAAGAAATACCTCTAACCTGCTACGAGCGGAAACCACAAACATCCAGTAAATAGGAAAGAGAGTAGCCACAGCGATGAGAATACACACCAAATACACAAAGAACATTCTCCAGGTCTTTTTTCCACCACCCATTTAGGCTGCCTCCCGTGAGGAAGAGATAAACGTCAAAAGCAAGAAACAGATGATTATGGTAAGATATAGAAGGAAAAGCGACATGGCTGAACTATATCCATATTCCATCGACTGCAGCACCAGTCGTACCAGGTGAATGCTCACATAGCGAGTGGCCGTTCCCGGACCACCACTGGTAAGCATCCAGACTTCATCGAAAACCCGGAAGGTGTCCATAACTCGAATAAAGAGCGTGGTGAGAAGAACCGGCTTAAGCAGCGGAATGGTCACGTAACGGAACGTTTGCCAGCGGTTGGCTCCATCAACCAGTGCAGCTTCATACGGCTGATTGGGTAACGAAGTGAGTCCGGCCATAAAGGTTAACACCACAAAAGGGGTCCAGTGCCAGATATCGACAAGCACCGTGGTAAAGAACGCTTGATTGGCACTGATACCCATATTATATTCGATACCAACCTTCCGAAAAAGAAAAGGAAGCGGTCCAAAATCTGGATTGGTGATGAGTACCCAGATACTCCCAATGGTGATGGGTGCCATGGCTAAAGGGAGGGTCATAATGGTTCGAAAAATACCTTTTCCTTTAAAGTTAAGTGTGAGGAGGTTGGCAATGAAAAGCCCCAGGGGAAGTTCAATACCACAACATAGCGCCACAAAGGTAAGCCCCAAACGAAGCGATCTTAAAAAATCCGGGTCAAAAACCAGCTTTCGAAAGTTATCGAACCCTGTGTAACGAAAGGGAACCTTGGCAAACACGTTGTATTTAAACGCACTTAAATAAATGACATAAATAACCGGAATAACCCCAATAAAAATCATTAAAAAGAGTGTGGGGGCGATAAGCCCCCACACCTGCTTTCGGTTCTCCTTCACCGTTTCCTTCCTCCACTAATAGCCCAGGTCTTCCATCAAGGCATCGACCTCTTTAGCCAGTTCATCCAGCGCGTCTTCCGGAGCAATTTCGCCGGCTACCGCTTTGGAAACCCACTTGAGGTACACCTCATTGAGCGGACGGTGCATGGGCAGAGCCGGAGCACCAGCAAAGAGAGCTCCTGCATCTTTCAACATGGTGAAGTACCCACCAGTCTGAGCATCAAGGTCTTTCACCAGAGGATCTTCA includes:
- a CDS encoding sugar ABC transporter permease, which produces MKENRKQVWGLIAPTLFLMIFIGVIPVIYVIYLSAFKYNVFAKVPFRYTGFDNFRKLVFDPDFLRSLRLGLTFVALCCGIELPLGLFIANLLTLNFKGKGIFRTIMTLPLAMAPITIGSIWVLITNPDFGPLPFLFRKVGIEYNMGISANQAFFTTVLVDIWHWTPFVVLTFMAGLTSLPNQPYEAALVDGANRWQTFRYVTIPLLKPVLLTTLFIRVMDTFRVFDEVWMLTSGGPGTATRYVSIHLVRLVLQSMEYGYSSAMSLFLLYLTIIICFLLLTFISSSREAA
- a CDS encoding L-fucose/L-arabinose isomerase family protein: MKQALGLIVGNRGFFPDELAREGREKMMAILEKMGFEVVTLTPQDTKFGTVETWEDAQKCARLFDENRKKISGIVVTLPNFGDEKGVAYAIRHSGLQVPVLVHAFPDKTSALDVKNRRDSFCGKMSVCNNLRQFGIPFSLTSFHTEDPDSENFREDMEWFAGVCRVIQGLKNVKVGAIGARPNAFNTVRYSEKMLEGYGISVEVADLSEILGKMERLKDGDPLVQEKVKEIKDYIDTSLVPEEALVKMGKLKVVLEEWVQETGVSLLAFQCWTSIEENFGIMPCTVMSMFSENRIPSACEVDVTGSLSMYALQLASQKPSALVDWNNNVDDDPDKAILFHCSNFPKSLLENARMGFGDIISSTLPKENAYGTCYGMIPQGPLTLCRLTTDDLNGITGYIAEGEITGEKLETFGGVGIARIDALQDLLTFICERGFEHHVAMNLSLVGDILFEAFDKYLGFDIYWHGE
- a CDS encoding carbohydrate ABC transporter permease, with protein sequence MGGGKKTWRMFFVYLVCILIAVATLFPIYWMFVVSARSRLEVFLGPRLIQTSFYSPNYYRPFFQDVYGRYLVNSLLIASGNTLLVVCLAVLATYAFSRFRVPGSNNLFFWTITNRMAPPAVFIVPFFLMFTRLGLRDSQFGLVLLYCIFNLPFAIWLLKGMMDGIPKELDEAALIDGCSLWGLLWHVIIPLAKPGIMVTAILNWIFAWNEYLFAAILTSVRSRTITTGLAEFVTVIGTNWGEMAAVSVVCLIPAIVFIGIAQKHIIAGLTFGAVKD